TATCAGTTGCCCAGACTGGTCTGCTGTTAGCATACAGGACAACATTACCGTCTGTCTGTACTGCCAACATATTAGCCGCAGTTCCATTTGTGCCAGTTGCCCAAATTGCTCTCCCTTGTGGAGTGTACAAAACTAGATTAGCATCACGTTGAAAGACAAATTTGTACCGATTGGAGGTGACAAATTCTTCACCTCGTCCAAAGGTTCTATTGATAATAGAAGGTCTAATAACAACATTGCCATTGTCGGGCAGTGTTTGAGGAGGGTTACTGCTACGCCATTTCTGATTAGCGTTGTCAGCATTGCAAGTCCACAGATGCACGATTCCGCCATCATTACGGCTAGGAGAGTCTACACAAAGATTCGTATCTCGCCGCCTGATCAAATTGGAACCATCACCTAATACAAGTAAGTCAAAGTGTTGGTCTGGATCTGAGTCACTACAGCCCCAAAGATTAATTTCCCTGCCATTAGCTAGATAATGAGCATTTAGACAAAGTCCAGTTCTACGATGCCTTAGACGGAAACTACCATTATTGAGACGAATCCTCTCAAACTGTTGGTCAGGGTCTGAATCATCGCGCTTAAAAATTGACATCCGAGGAGTGCCATCAATCTTACGGAAGTTCCAATTTGTATTTAAAGCTTTATCTTGATTGTTACTAGCTTTAACTGAAAATGTTTCATAGGACTGAGAATAACTGGGAGAGGAGACTGCTAACAAAGCAAAAAGTGATAGAGGTAAAATTTGGGCTGCTTGAGGAATTTTTAGCATGATAATTGATACCTTAGAAAAGTAAGATTTATTTGTTAGAGAGCAATAGTAGATAAGAAACTAAATTTTAGGAATAGTATTTCCCATCCATCGCAAATTTTGGGCTTGAGCAGGAGAGACGCAAACAATATTTCCATCTTTTGCTCGGCATACAGTTTGATCATTGTGAGTGGGAACTTGCCACTTAGACCAATCTAAAAACGTTGGGATAGAGCCAATACTGCGATTTTGAGTAGTAACATCAACAGGATTTCCATTAGTGTCAGCAAAAACAACCTCGTCTCCACCGCCAGCTAGAGCTTTGGGAATATTGAGAGTAAGGCTTAGGAGACCAATAGATGTTAAAAGTAGTAAACTCTCTTTAAGAAGCAATTTATTGAAATACATTCATAGATTCCTCTATACTAATGTTTATGAGATTAGATAGCTTGATGCTTGTGAGTTCCTATTTCATAA
This genomic stretch from Pseudanabaena galeata CCNP1313 harbors:
- a CDS encoding ricin-type beta-trefoil lectin domain protein — translated: MLKIPQAAQILPLSLFALLAVSSPSYSQSYETFSVKASNNQDKALNTNWNFRKIDGTPRMSIFKRDDSDPDQQFERIRLNNGSFRLRHRRTGLCLNAHYLANGREINLWGCSDSDPDQHFDLLVLGDGSNLIRRRDTNLCVDSPSRNDGGIVHLWTCNADNANQKWRSSNPPQTLPDNGNVVIRPSIINRTFGRGEEFVTSNRYKFVFQRDANLVLYTPQGRAIWATGTNGTAANMLAVQTDGNVVLYANSRPVWATDTAGNPGAYLAIQTDGNVVVYRSNNVPIFNTGTVGGVTRTFTASADWLRKTVVNPPSTSNQKLENFVRNFVNTRGVARLDRTPGWDSRGQCVTLVARYIQEVYLDGAEKTKSYAFGHGKDTARVVASTFSRFFLPVTSEGLPKRGAVVSFPQIGIVKGVNYGHTAIVMESRNLNGQRQIRIMDSNSDSRATNSLVKEHFNWINIPSDTRYKNNIYWTNPR